From the Anopheles cruzii unplaced genomic scaffold, idAnoCruzAS_RS32_06 scaffold01044_ctg1, whole genome shotgun sequence genome, the window accAAGATCCGGTGCTGGTTGTAGGTGAACTGTCAAATCCAATCCAAATTCACTGTTGCTATGGTTGCTATGTTGCCAAATCAAGCCTGTGGCGAGTGTTGGtattttgcttgcttttttCCATTCCTCGCGTTCAAcattctcacacacacaaacacacacctagacacacgcacaaatacacacacgcgcacgcacgcacgcgcttTTTATGCTTACAAATATTGCACAGAGCTCCGTTCCGTCGAGAGTACACCgacgtgttgtgtgtgcggcgacCACCACTTCACGATGCTGGGATTTTTGTTGTAAAACCAAGACGAAAAGaacataatcataaaaaccaacccaccgccgtggccgtttcCGCGGGAATGGGCCGTCCGGAAAATCCGAAAATCGTATCACGGGGTCTCTCACACCGTATCCTTAGCCGCTcaacgccattttgtttgccgcTTTGTTGCCGCACCATTAAAACGAATCACGGAGTGCGATCACCTTGGAGAACTTAAAACACGATCGGGTATTAAAACTCGGAGAACAAGGAGAAacgttgtggtggtggttggtggtggtgtgtttcgCCGATCCGGCGGCCGCTTAGCGAGATGCGCCCTCCGTTCTGCTCATACCACTCTGGCTTAAGCACTAGGAATAgttaaaattataatttacaTTCTCGTGTTGTTAAACCGCGGGCCACACACTGTaatgggagagaaagagaagaagtAAGGTTTTAGCGAAAATGTCTACTTATAAAAATAAGTCGATCGAAATCCTAGCAAAAATCACAGTagaacgaaacacgaaagtGATGGCGCATTTCCATTGCATACCTTCTGGCGCTACCTTAAATGGGTTACGTTCTATGAAGGCCTAGCTCACAAGGACCTTTTTCTAAGCTTTCAAATTAAGTGTAATATAACCGTAAAGGGGACTCACGTTAACAGTGACGGGTTCGTTTCCGGCTGATACCAGTACTGAGGTACGTAGCCGCCCATCTGCGGTGCGTGCGTCGGCTGCGGAGGTGCGTGGTTGGTTTGCGGTGCCATCTGCGGGGGCTTGTGGTCGGCCCAGTGCGGCGGTGGCTTCTGCTCCCAGGGTGCTTGCGAGGGCGGACTCAAACCTGGAATGCGGCCAGTAGAGAGCGAATAGCGCTATTAGTCTTCAACGGCCAGGTCCTGGGTCCAGGTGGGGCCCGCCCGTGGTCCAGAAGAAACGCTAACTTACCAGGGGACAGCTCCGAGACGGGCGTACTCGAGGGCGTTGGACTGTGTCCGGGAGGTAGGAAATGCGAAGGTGAACCACTGCTCGAACCGCCACCGGGTGCTACGCGGGAAAGAACAGAAGGAGGCCATTAGCAACTGAAACCGATGACCCGCGCGGCGAGGGGCTCGGCGTTTTCGGAAAACTAACAGGAGCCTATAATTATGTGTATCCTAATTCACGACGTACCTTGGTGCATGTTCTGATGCTGCGACGGACTGTGGCCGCCCTGGTTCGGTCCACCCAATGGAAGTCCTCCACCGACGCCCGGTGCCTGGGCCGCCTTCATCATCTTCTTGTACTTCGATCGTCGATTTTGAAACCAGATCTTCACCTGCCGAAGAAAAGTGCACACGGAAAACAAAGGGTC encodes:
- the LOC128276370 gene encoding homeotic protein distal-less-like, translating into VKIWFQNRRSKYKKMMKAAQAPGVGGGLPLGGPNQGGHSPSQHQNMHQAPGGGSSSGSPSHFLPPGHSPTPSSTPVSELSPGLSPPSQAPWEQKPPPHWADHKPPQMAPQTNHAPPQPTHAPQMGGYVPQYWYQPETNPSLLTVWPAV